The following coding sequences are from one Leguminivora glycinivorella isolate SPB_JAAS2020 chromosome 7, LegGlyc_1.1, whole genome shotgun sequence window:
- the LOC125228211 gene encoding LOW QUALITY PROTEIN: BTB/POZ domain-containing adapter for CUL3-mediated RhoA degradation protein 3 (The sequence of the model RefSeq protein was modified relative to this genomic sequence to represent the inferred CDS: inserted 1 base in 1 codon), with translation MSGDHKTLIKGSPSQYVKLNVGGTLFYTTIGTLTKSDNMLRTMFSGRMEVLTDSEGWILIDRCGKHFGTILNYLRDGTVALPDSYREIMELLAEAKYFLIEELTESCQQALQKKEREAEPICRVPLITSHKEEQLLIMSTSKPVVKLLINRHNNKYSYTNTSDDNLLKNIELFDKLSLRFSGRVLFIKDVIGSNEICCWSFFGHGKKCAEVCCTSIVYATDKKHTKVEFPEARIYEESLGILLYESRNGPDQDLIQATSSRGAVGGLSCTSDEEEERSGXARLRSNKQNNQS, from the exons ATGTCGGGTGACCACAAAACCTTGATAAAAGGGAGCCCATCCCAATATGTGAAACTTAATGTGGGCGGGACGTTATTTTATACCACGATAGGGACCCTAACGAAGAGTGATAACATGCTCAGAACTATGTTTAGCGGCAGGATGGAAGTGCTTACTGACTCTGAAG GTTGGATATTGATTGATCGCTGCGGCAAGCATTTCGGTACAATCCTGAACTACCTCCGTGACGGCACAGTGGCACTGCCGGACAGCTACCGTGAGATCATGGAACTGCTCGCCGAAGCCAAATACTTCCTCATCGAAGAGCTGACGGAGTCCTGCCAGCAAGCGTTGCAGAAGAAAGAGAGAGAGGCTGAACCTATATGCAGGGTGCCTCTCATCACGTCGCATAAGGAGGAGCAGCTGCTTATTATGTCTACTTCGAAG CCTGTTGTGAAGCTGCTAATAAATCGCCACAACAATAAATACTCGTACACAAATACGTCTGACGATAACCTGCTGAAGAACATTGAACTGTTCGACAAACTCTCCCTGCGCTTCAGTGGAAGAGTGCTCTTCATCAAAGACGTCATCGGCTCCAACGAAATATGCTGCTGGTCGTTCTTCGGACACGGCAAGAAATGCGCCGAGGTTTGCTGCACGTCTATTGTCTATGCAACTGATAAGAAGCATACGAAAGTAGAATTCCCAGAGGCAAGGATTTATGAGGAATCTCTTGGAATTTTGTTGTATGAGAGCCGGAATGGGCCCGATCAGGACTTGATACAAGCGACGTCGTCGCGGGGCGCGGTCGGCGGGCTCTCCTGCACCAGCGACGAGGAGGAAGAGCGCTCCG CTGCACGACTCAGGTCAAATAAGCAGAATAATCAGTCTTAG
- the LOC125228043 gene encoding INO80 complex subunit B: MVRRLREPSTTEDEIVIDTPPQKKHKKHKHKKHKKRKLENDYDSDTSIDVSYEDVMDKSFKSKMKVGRDLPGTSAADLLKAQTMKSSSDSRKSMPGSSSSTPPKVVAKKKKKGRDSGTSSEEERWLDAIKSGKLEEVDEELKKIKPKDPKMMTARQRAMYERGTDKDTSPGGEVLLALPSGYKEKVMTAEAIQKAAIKSQKRKQLADEKREKDKKKTMDRLLKKQESKNLKNSQKGKPAKRQEPMIMYKNSATEISLSMPPGLPFPLEAMPPREPPKPIRCGAEGCENIKKYNCSKTGVPLCSLECYKRNVTIIAG; encoded by the exons ATGGTACGTAGATTGCGCGAACCAAGTACCACAGAAGATGAAATCGTTATAG ATACACCGCCCCAGAAAAAGCATAAAAAGCACAAACATAAGAAGCACAAGAAGAGAAAACTTGAGAATGATTACGACAGTGATACATCAATTGACGTCTCATACGAAGATGTTATGGACAAGTCCTTTAAGTCTAAAATGAAGGTCGGCAGAGACCTTCCGGGAACGTCCGCTGCAGATTTACTAAAAGCACAAACCATGAAGTCTTCTTCCGACTCTAGGAAATCCATGCCGGGCTCATCCTCAAGTACCCCACCTAAAGTGGTGgctaagaagaaaaagaaaGGAAGGGACAGTGGGACGTCCAGTGAGGAGGAAAGATGGCTAGATGCTATCAAATCTGGAAAACTAGAAGAG gTTGATGAAGAACTGAAGAAAATCAAACCAAAAGACCCCAAAATGATGACTGCCAGACAAAGGGCTATGTACGAAAGGGGAACAGACAAAGATACCAGTCCAGGAGGTGAAGTGCTGCTTGCACTGCCCTCtggttacaaagaaaaagtcATGACCGCAGAAGCTATACAAAAAGCAGCTATCAAATCACAAAAGCGCAAGCAACTGGCAGATGAAAAACGTGAAAAggataaaaagaaaacaatggACCGCCTACTTAAAAAGCAGGAatccaaaaacctgaaaaatTCTCAAAAAGGCAAGCCTGCCAAGAGGCAAGAGCCCATGATAATGTATAAAAATAGTGCAACAGAGATATCATTATCTATGCCACCTGGGTTACCATTTCCGCTTGAAGCAATGCCTCCGAGGGAGCCACCTAAACCTATCAGATGTGGAGCTGAAGGTTGTGAAAACATCAAGAAGTATAATTGTTCCAAAACTGGAGTTCCATTATGCAGCTTGGAATGTTATAAAAGAAATGTCACCATTATAGCTGGTTAA